The DNA segment gaagaaaatttcgtatcggcaaaactttggggggggggggggggacagcattctaatctcattcaataatttgtttctctgcttaagtataaacaagcaacatagaatctgaaaacagaaagcccaatgagctaagtctgtgcgcatgcgcagtcgctgtggcaaatttgtgatgtccgcgatttaacgtctagttgcaactgttggctatgttttagtcttgattgaatttcatttcctaagacaactttggaataactgttagatctgttctaatcttgcaattgcagtccgagataaacaaaccctatgagccgagagtaagtacataagaatttagggaaaattagtgattttcaaacttcaattactccggcccatgatgtccctggaggttgaatttttgtatatgtactcaatggccccccaagaatatgtatacaaaaaatcattaccgtagccccccaaGAAGCTGTGATAGAACCCAGGGAAGGtgcaatttggggggtaaaaacgaggggggaaggggagggaggtcaaatggcacaaaaggcacagcagtagggcacaaggaatgtgtgtgcgaaatttcagcttgattccttttttcgtctcggctgtagccctgtcaaagaaagcgaaaacatttttgaacagcgattttataactttaataactcctccccctgatggtccaggggattgtattttggtttacggcgtcaggggccactagagattgaatgtaccaaaaatcaactccggggggtcttcatggggctgagatacagaggggtgaaaaacccaaaaaaccccaacttgttccgTCGTGTaatcttggtcgcttttatttcctttcatCTTTGGCAGTGGATTTCCTTTGTTGACTgttgacgtttggtttccttggtggGGCAGGACGCTCCTGCGTCCCGTGATAAGTCtcattcatgtctaagtgtttcttcagaGAAAGTTATTGTCTACATAATtaatcaaaatctttaaaaaaacataagttaAGCCGTCAGATTTACATCAATATCCTCTTATCTGCTCTAaaaaccagccctaacaaaattttgcacctttttcccctctcttttttttttcatttttgtactgcTGCGAAAAGTCctatggctcccccccccccccactgattAGTCCCAATCTCTGCATCTGTGCGATGGTAACACTGAAATTAACTGTACAACTTTTCTTTCTGCTGCAGTTGATTTGTCTTACTACATAATATTCCCCTTTCAAAAATTACGGACAGCCTTTATTGCATTTAAAGATCCATATGTAAATGAAAtcataaaatatattgaaacataTGGCTTAAAAAGCCTATGACTAGTatattgacagaaaaaaaaataagggaggGTGTGATTTTCTGGTCAAAATATTCAAGTTAAGTCCTTGAAATATTTAGTTTTGTGTCAAAAACACATGAAATCTATGTAtgtcaatttaattatttcattccttattttctgtattTCATAGAAACTTACTGAAAACCGAGTACATGCATTCAATCATGAAATCGTTCCGGACTACTTGCGAACAAAGCCTGATCCAGAAGTTGAAGCACGCGAGCAGCAGCATTTAGTCAAGAGCATCAACATGCAAATGGACATGGCTCAAGTATGATGCAATATGTTTTGATGATATGACATTAATTGAATCTGTATTGGGCTGTTgtcttatttttttgttttctttttagaaacaaattacagctattaataaaattgttaataaTGTATTGGAAACAATTAAAGCCAACAGAGATGCTTGGGAAAATGATTCAGGTATGTTTCACTTTTGATTAACTTGAAAGCCAAACATGTATTGAAATACTTTTACTAATAAACTGAGGATGGTGCAGTGCACGATTAATAAAATATATCAGTCGTGTccagttttaaattgtttgatTATTATGGAGGATATGTATTGCTCTTTTTTAGAGGTTGTTTCAATATCCAtggttcataatttttattttctcaaaattgcCAGATTTCTGATGTGATCTAGTGaagattaattcaaaaatttctctTTGCAAATGGACCATTTCTAACCAACTACCTGTATTAAACAACCATTTCCCCAAATGCTTCAAGTTTGATGGTTCATAATTGCCCTCCCATTAATTTAATGGTAATAAATACTTCTAATTTACTCTATTAAATAATCGTACCAAATAAAATCCGATCCTATCAAAACAACCTTATTTTCTCCcagaaaaaaagcttctttttttttcttttaaattatcatATCAGTTGGTTCAAACACAAAGGCACTGCATTGTAATTCATGTTGTAAAGCAGGTTTTCCCCTTGTGATGAATTCTTCGATGGGGATTTACTGGAGCAGCAATTCTCAACCGGCACCGGTCTGCAGAAAGATTTGACCGGACCTCAGAGATCTTTGCTCATCCTGTTAAAAGAATTTCCTTACTTAAAGATAGAAAACACCACTACAATAAAAATTCTACCCTGCATGACACTTTTCAtgtgaattttgtgattaatttttgtaactttctatgatttttcagcaatgttGATTAGTTTTACATAATTATTACAATAGTTGCTTATCTTGcacttaacatttaaatattttttgtaacagttCTTTTATACCAagtaatgttttatttatatatttattaattcattatttttattatattttgtgaaaaaaaatactaaatcctCATTTGTTTGCAAATACTTTACAAGTATTTAATGGTCCTcgaatctttttatttatttatttgcaaaaaaaaggaaaacagaaaaaaaacctttctggCCTGGAAAGCAGAAAAACCTTCACATGTTTTTAGTGGtctgcaattattattattattatttttttttaatttatttttttttttttttttgcagaaaaaaaaatatcaccggCTTGCttgaaaaaggttgagaaactcGAGAACATGTTTTAGGAATTTTCTTCTAGTTGATTGGGGCGGGGGGTTATAAACTTATGTGTATGTAATATATTAGGATAGGCAGCATAGTAAAACCAAGCAGGTCTCCCCAGCTGATCCCCCTTTtcccacaaagttttttttttttttttttttttcaaattaagtgaatTTGGTTTGTTTTGTCCCTTTTTGCTTGAGAAGCATGCAATATGTATTTCTACTGTGGTTATAAATCATGCCCAATAACCTTGCTCAAATGGCTGGTAATTTTGCTTGATTTTATTGCCAGAATTTTGTAAAGGTATGGTTTGTAACCCCACGCCCCCTGCATTTGCATGCTATCCTCTCCTTTATTGTGAGCACTTTATTAAGGAATAAAAAGTCTGTAATGGCCTGATCAGTAAGGTGTTGCACTTGTAACTGGAGAGGCGCAAGTTGGTGGCCAGCTCGTCGACCGTCCTCCATGCATGTGAATGCTGACTGGTGCACATTAAATCTGTTGTGGTCATAAAGTCCTCCAAGTTTTCACTCCAAATCAACATCTTGGGGGTGTTGGATCAGGAGTTGCTTAGCTCCTGGCCTGAATCAAAAACAGGGCAGTCTAAAGGGCCCTATCCAACCTCATGTAGGGGTAATACGGGGTACCCTGGGCTGTACTGAGggttcaaaatgatttttgttcCTTATTTGATAGAAATGATGTGTAAACAAAACAAGTGTTTTAACTCTTTATAAATCATTACCTGCAATATCAATTGGAATAAAAACTATTTCCTTTTCTCTTCTATTTTAACATCATTTAAgtgttttgttttgaatttgtccCTCAGAAATAGGCTTTTAGAGCAGACATCACTAAtatctacatttatcctcatcaaTCTTTGGGTACATAGCAGTTTAGTAGCTGTTTGATGTGTCCTTTTTTTAGGAGAACTACTGTACTCACAAAAAAAAAGCGATAGGTATTACTGcatcaaatattaatttaaaaataagactTAATGTCCTTTTGCTCCCTAAGGACAAActaaatacagtcaattcgcgataactcaaatattaccataacttgaaatttttatcaagtcccgacccctttgtctttaattccatgctaattattcttcATATCTCCAAGTTAACTTCCTTTAGctcaaagttttttcaaagatgactcaaaatttattttgaaagagcgaaaaaaaaaaaaaaaaagaaacaaacaaatgattgggagagaaaaattaattcacctacacttgcaattcctgcacaatagacctctaaaggaAGAAGCCAACTGTTGAACCAAAGTGCGATAAAGGAGTAACATGTGCGGAAtaagttagcttgttttcttttgttgtactgtgtttacacttagacatgttgctggactacgaatctgcttttaagctgtcaagtcaactAACTGTaactttattcaaaggctgacctaggTTTAGATGCATTCCCCTTCATTTTCTAGTTCGATCACTTGCTTATAAGTTCTTGAAAGACAGAGTGAGATAACTTTACTATTAAAGGTGTCTAAGCAAATACTCTgccaatgatattaaaagaaaaagagaaacttctaaagcggtagaattcatgaatttgaaacgaatgaagatgagCACCTTCATAGTAGAATCAGCTAGCTCTATTCAAGAGGTTTCAGCAGTATTGAAATCAAGATAAGGCTTTTGATTTTTTCGTctcaatattttttgattaaacgATGCATATTGTGCTTAGAAACTTATAAGTTCTGCAATTTTGTCTGTACATGtacacattaattaaaatattcggtGGTTTATGTCAAAAACCCAAACTAgtggtaagtcgaacttccgataagtcgtAGTTTTTTGTCGGTccttttagattcgagttatcacGAATAGACTGTATTAGTTGGTGATCCGAGCCACATATCGTGTACTAGAGTAGTAACAGATTTTAGGGAATAGTACTTCATCATCTATTTCATTAAAGGAGACAATAattgttttgttctttctttctggTGTCTGGTTATACTACTTCAGGTCAAAGAGCTAGTGCACAACAGACCTCTTCTTTAGCGGATACTGGAGCTCTGATTTGTGCCATCACTGTTGGTAAGGGATTGAAACCACCCACTGGTTCTCCAAAAGGACAGCCTACAAATCCACAACCTCAGCCCCAGCAACCCACTCGACCCGGTAAGTTTAGCAGTTTAAGAACCATTTGATGTGCTGTTGCCCCCCCACCTCTCAAAACAGAACAACAGTGTAGGttaaagaattgatttttttcaagttatttctaTTAGAACTATACTGCCGCATTAAGCACAACAGTCGTATCCGCACTTTCAGTCAAAACTGAGTTGCAATCACCAAGTGGTTCTATTTGTCCCCTATTTCACCTAAGTACAATGATTTAAGatcatttgtcaatgggaaatattttttaaaaaattctgaaaaagttacatctaaatcaaatatatggagGCGCAATGCTTTAAACGGGAACTTCTCAATTCGAACTCGGCTGCAGGTAAGACTTTTGTGATTAGCTCGCCAATATTGCtttcaatttcttattttaataaaaatattgaaaaaaaagataaaattaatgaattttgaaTAATTAACAGCCCCAAAGGTAACTGAAATTATTGACCCACATCATAAAAAATTAGCACATTCTCTAAAGATACCATATTGCAACGCTATTCAAACTAaagattccattttttaaaaaatgtattgaaaaaataataacaattaaagaAACTTCATAAAATGAATGGCTCCAGAGGAAATTGAAATTATTGACCCACATCATAAAAAATAGCACATTCTCTAAAGATACCATATTGCAACACTATTCAAACTAaagattccatttttttaaaatttattgaaagaataaTATCAATTAAAGAAACTTTATAATGAATGGCTTCAGAGGAAATTGAAGATATTAACTGAGACGCACAAATATTAACAATGACGTACGGCTGCTTTCCCATACTATTAAAACTAAGGattcaaattttgcattaaaattttttttaaacgttaaaatTAACGAATTTTGCATTATGAACCGCCCTAGAGGTAACTGAAGATATTAACATAGATTAACAACTTTTACACATATACTAACAATGACACAAGGCAACTTTTCTGCACAGTTGGAAACTTGATATCAAAAAGAGTTTTTCAATGCATCCTAGTAGTCAACGCTACAAATAAGTTAAGAAATTTAGAGATGTACAAGATATGATAGGCAATTTAACAAACTCAAATTTTtaccccctccttttttttcctatgttCTATCTCATGCAAAAATACTCATTCTCTGGTTTTGAAGTATGATTACATGAATAAAGAGTTTTGCCTTTTTGAAAGATTTAACATCCACGAAACAAAAGATGTttgttacataaatttttattctaatttgcaTATCATTAatacacttattttcttttagCTTCAGGAGGAAAAGTACCCAGTgttattaaaactaatattaaatcaGCAGGAAGTATGCACCCATATGCCAGATGATTTACTGTTCATTACTTGTATGATGTTTTGCTTATTTAATGTCATTTGTAAGTActgatggaaaaataaatattttaaattaatagttcagataaattttatgataaaaaaaaaactttttttgatgtgtttcattattttaaaataagtgaCTTATGATTTTACATAATACTATTGTGCTTGTTAGTGATTCTAGGTGGAAGTTGAGATGTCGAAtatatattgtccgtttttcacaagaaggcacttgactcctcccttgTCACGTGGTATccaatgattctatttcgctgttttcggcagaaggtatactCAGATCATAGcattttattgtaaaagcaacagtttttaaaatgtaagaataactaaaatgccaacaaacaagtgaagcaagtgatgtaatgaacactaagacttttttgcacattaaaatgcacgcctaAGTTAACGCTGTCTGGTGGTCTCAGAAGCACATGGATTGCGTATCGATCACCCCCACATAAAATGGAACTCTGTGCTCAAGTGggtgtggcgaagtgccttctcccgAAAAATGGAAACTATATGACATGTTTctttattattaacattatttatcAGCATTAAATAAGAGAATCTCATGTTGAATCTC comes from the Uloborus diversus isolate 005 unplaced genomic scaffold, Udiv.v.3.1 scaffold_822, whole genome shotgun sequence genome and includes:
- the LOC129233939 gene encoding mediator of RNA polymerase II transcription subunit 8-like produces the protein KLTENRVHAFNHEIVPDYLRTKPDPEVEAREQQHLVKSINMQMDMAQKQITAINKIVNNVLETIKANRDAWENDSGQRASAQQTSSLADTGALICAITVGKGLKPPTGSPKGQPTNPQPQPQQPTRPASGGKVPSVIKTNIKSAGSMHPYAR